In the genome of Bradyrhizobium arachidis, one region contains:
- a CDS encoding Bug family tripartite tricarboxylate transporter substrate binding protein has protein sequence MSAKFDRRHFIAAGSAVLAMPFVPRGASAQGTWPSRQIRMICSYPAGGQTDLLARAYGEFISKQVGKTVVVENKPGASGAIGTAEVARAEPDGHTILCSISTTFIMNRVVMKNPGYDMDKDLTLVSVIPGAGLLLIANPKTGVKTLEDFVAFARKSGKVNFGTYSAGSAPHMTINELNKQYGLNIEPVHYRGEAPMWTGMLEGTLDAAMGSYTAAQSVLQSDRGTVFAVHSKKVDAIPAIKTLPEQGATSKFFTVSGFSGWAVPKATPQPVVDRLAELCVAANSDPKVKEVLATFVLEPAIGFKQTNELYQRELPIWIESAKSLGLEPA, from the coding sequence ATGTCCGCCAAATTCGATCGCCGCCACTTCATCGCCGCCGGCAGCGCCGTACTCGCAATGCCCTTTGTCCCGCGCGGCGCCTCGGCACAAGGCACGTGGCCGTCGCGGCAGATCCGCATGATCTGCAGCTACCCGGCCGGCGGGCAGACCGACCTGCTCGCGCGTGCCTATGGCGAATTCATCTCCAAGCAGGTCGGCAAGACCGTCGTCGTCGAGAACAAGCCCGGCGCTTCCGGCGCGATCGGCACGGCGGAAGTCGCCCGCGCCGAGCCTGACGGCCACACCATCCTGTGCTCGATCTCGACCACCTTCATCATGAACCGGGTGGTGATGAAGAATCCCGGCTACGACATGGACAAGGATCTGACGCTGGTCAGCGTCATCCCGGGCGCCGGCCTGCTGCTGATCGCGAACCCCAAGACCGGCGTCAAGACACTGGAGGATTTCGTCGCCTTCGCGCGCAAGAGCGGCAAGGTGAATTTCGGCACCTACAGCGCGGGCTCGGCGCCGCACATGACGATCAACGAGCTCAACAAGCAGTACGGCCTCAACATCGAGCCGGTCCATTATCGCGGCGAGGCGCCGATGTGGACCGGCATGCTGGAAGGCACGCTCGATGCCGCCATGGGCAGCTACACGGCGGCGCAATCGGTCCTGCAAAGCGATCGCGGCACCGTGTTCGCGGTGCATTCGAAGAAGGTCGACGCGATCCCGGCGATCAAGACCCTCCCCGAGCAGGGCGCGACGTCGAAATTCTTCACGGTGAGCGGCTTCTCCGGCTGGGCGGTGCCGAAAGCGACGCCGCAACCGGTCGTCGACCGCCTCGCCGAGCTCTGCGTTGCCGCCAACAGCGATCCGAAGGTGAAGGAGGTTCTCGCGACCTTCGTGCTCGAGCCGGCGATCGGCTTCAAGCAGACCAACGAGCTGTATCAGCGCGAGCTGCCGATCTGGATCGAGAGCGCAAAGTCGCTCGGCCTCGAGCCGGCCTGA
- a CDS encoding FUSC family protein codes for MNSPTIPSAAGLRGLLAREVKSAELVRALIVVGPMVAAYFIARETALLNLGLVAVSLLIPALRQHFPPKVVAWHYLAILVTFAVLFFAAPVKPLFVVLTALAGFLAVAGTRYGEHFRTLGNWVFIPAVYLACEVREGVSASEALRHAGVIIVSSPIALALVCAIQLYDQRRGGTAATSFGPPAAEWFLAALATAMAVFAAAALVEILNLAQGQWVMWSAASVVVGDLTASTGKLKQRAIGAVVGVPLGFLAGLALPQSRVGYAIAVLAATLTLISFSRYVVGFGLRCFFIALAASFAGGASGIAEERIVNVLIGGTFGLIAVALTEIVWLRMMRKA; via the coding sequence GTGAATTCCCCCACGATTCCCTCCGCCGCGGGCCTGCGCGGTCTCCTCGCCCGCGAGGTCAAGTCCGCCGAGCTCGTGCGCGCGCTGATCGTGGTCGGGCCGATGGTCGCCGCCTATTTCATCGCGCGCGAGACGGCACTGCTCAATCTCGGCCTAGTTGCGGTGTCGCTGCTCATTCCCGCGCTCCGGCAGCACTTTCCGCCGAAAGTCGTCGCCTGGCACTATCTCGCCATCCTCGTCACCTTTGCCGTGCTGTTCTTCGCAGCTCCAGTCAAGCCGCTGTTCGTGGTGCTGACGGCGCTCGCCGGCTTCCTGGCTGTCGCGGGAACGCGCTACGGCGAACATTTTCGCACGCTCGGCAATTGGGTGTTCATCCCCGCCGTCTATCTCGCCTGCGAGGTGCGGGAGGGCGTCAGCGCCTCGGAAGCGCTGCGTCATGCCGGCGTGATCATCGTCTCCTCTCCGATCGCGCTGGCGCTGGTCTGCGCCATCCAGCTTTACGACCAGCGCCGGGGCGGCACTGCAGCGACCTCGTTCGGACCGCCCGCGGCCGAATGGTTTCTGGCCGCGCTCGCGACTGCCATGGCGGTGTTCGCGGCGGCGGCGCTGGTCGAGATCCTGAACCTTGCGCAGGGGCAATGGGTGATGTGGTCGGCCGCGAGCGTCGTGGTCGGCGACCTCACCGCGTCAACCGGCAAGCTGAAGCAGCGGGCGATCGGCGCCGTCGTCGGCGTGCCGCTCGGCTTTCTCGCCGGCCTTGCCCTGCCGCAAAGCCGCGTTGGCTATGCGATCGCGGTGCTCGCGGCCACTCTCACGCTGATCTCGTTCTCCCGCTATGTCGTCGGCTTCGGCCTGCGCTGCTTCTTCATCGCGCTGGCGGCATCCTTCGCCGGCGGCGCCAGCGGCATTGCCGAGGAGCGTATCGTCAACGTGCTGATCGGCGGCACCTTTGGCCTGATTGCGGTGGCGCTGACCGAGATTGTCTGGCTGCGGATGATGCGGAAGGCCTGA